In Chlamydiales bacterium STE3, a single genomic region encodes these proteins:
- a CDS encoding hypothetical protein (Product derived from UniProtKB/Trembl:Q6MEU7), whose translation MQLYALDHTDKLILAKDAERKLDYRCLECNAEVRVRRGAFRREHFYHNHPSKRCLLSHKSLTHLAIQEHFLQILPKGQVELEKRFTPINRIADVAWMEEKIIFEIQCSFIDDEEVLSRNNDYQTLGFDVIWILHDKRYNRACHSLAEKALYQHPHYFTNMNQSGKGIIYDQFEVIEKGLRKVRLAPLQVNLAVPMQKPENQLSLFPLPRRLTWAKYFEGDLVALSLKNPESNYFCGLKQVDQNHPSSKSFWQRFWQLGETIKKLYLNLLEQGLKKWVVEED comes from the coding sequence ATGCAGCTATACGCGTTAGATCATACAGATAAACTGATTCTTGCAAAAGATGCAGAACGCAAATTAGATTATAGATGTCTAGAATGCAATGCTGAAGTGCGCGTGCGTCGAGGAGCTTTTCGCAGGGAGCACTTTTACCACAACCACCCCTCCAAACGTTGCTTGCTGAGCCATAAAAGCCTTACCCATTTGGCGATCCAAGAACATTTTTTGCAAATTTTACCCAAAGGCCAGGTAGAATTAGAAAAACGTTTTACGCCTATTAATCGGATTGCAGATGTGGCCTGGATGGAGGAAAAAATCATTTTTGAAATTCAATGTTCATTCATTGATGATGAAGAGGTTTTGTCTCGAAACAACGATTATCAAACCCTTGGATTTGATGTTATTTGGATTTTACACGATAAAAGATACAATAGAGCATGCCATAGCTTAGCTGAAAAGGCTCTTTATCAGCATCCTCATTATTTCACAAACATGAACCAATCTGGCAAAGGAATCATCTACGACCAATTCGAAGTGATTGAGAAAGGATTAAGAAAAGTGCGGCTTGCGCCTTTACAGGTGAATCTGGCTGTACCCATGCAAAAACCTGAGAATCAGCTCTCCCTTTTCCCTCTTCCAAGACGTCTTACCTGGGCTAAGTACTTTGAAGGAGATTTGGTGGCTTTATCGCTAAAAAATCCAGAGAGCAATTATTTTTGTGGATTAAAACAAGTTGATCAGAACCATCCCTCTTCAAAAAGCTTTTGGCAAAGATTTTGGCAATTGGGAGAAACAATAAAAAAGCTCTATCTCAATCTACTTGAGCAGGGCTTAAAAAAATGGGTAGTTGAGGAAGATTAG
- a CDS encoding RNA polymerase sigma factor SigA (Product derived from UniProtKB/Swiss-Prot:Q9Z7F0;Gene name derived from UniProtKB/Swiss-Prot:Q9Z7F0), producing the protein MNKNNFKSSFAPQHQQKVDELVSIAKEQGFITYEEINDILPMTFDSPDQIDQVLIYLSGMDIQILNQIEVDKQKEKKKEAKELEGLPKRIEGTPDDPVRMYLKEMGSVPLLTREQEVEISKRIEKAQAQIERIIMRFRYSTREAISIASFLIAGKERFDKSISEKEIINKNEFLNLLPRLSELLKKEDEELEKLLIEMEDPKLKKTDLARLQDTIEKCRIRTQAYLRRFHCRHNIIEDFGEVILNAYDRFLALEKELLELKPRAERNKFAQAKLLAVQRKLRKRELAAGRNLDEFKKDVRMLHRWLDKSQEAKREMVESNLRLVISIAKKYTNRGLSFLDLIQEGNMGLMKAVEKFEYRRGYKFSTYATWWIRQAVTRAIADQARTIRIPVHMIETINKVLRGAKKLMMETGREPTPEELANELGLTSEKVREIYKIAQHPISLQAEVGDGGESQFGDFLEDTGADSPAEATGYSILKDKMNEVLTTLTDRERKVLIQRFGLLDGKPKTLEEVGVEFNVTRERIRQIEAKALRKMRHPTRSKQLKAFLDLLEAE; encoded by the coding sequence ATGAATAAAAATAATTTTAAAAGCTCTTTTGCCCCTCAACATCAGCAAAAAGTCGACGAACTCGTTAGTATTGCGAAAGAACAAGGGTTTATTACCTATGAGGAAATCAACGATATCCTGCCGATGACTTTTGATTCCCCTGATCAAATTGACCAGGTGCTGATCTATTTAAGTGGGATGGATATCCAGATTCTTAACCAAATTGAAGTTGACAAGCAGAAAGAAAAGAAAAAAGAGGCCAAAGAATTAGAGGGTCTGCCTAAAAGAATTGAGGGAACTCCTGACGATCCTGTAAGAATGTATTTAAAAGAAATGGGTTCTGTCCCTCTCTTGACACGCGAACAAGAGGTCGAAATCTCCAAGAGGATAGAAAAGGCACAAGCTCAAATCGAACGCATCATTATGCGTTTTCGCTATTCTACAAGAGAAGCCATTTCGATCGCATCCTTCCTTATCGCTGGCAAGGAGCGTTTTGATAAAAGCATCTCTGAAAAAGAGATCATCAATAAAAATGAATTTTTAAATCTTCTTCCAAGATTAAGTGAGCTTCTGAAAAAAGAAGATGAAGAGCTTGAGAAATTGCTGATCGAAATGGAGGATCCTAAGCTTAAAAAAACAGATCTAGCCCGCCTACAAGATACCATTGAAAAATGCCGCATCCGTACACAAGCTTATCTGCGCCGTTTTCACTGTAGACATAATATTATTGAAGACTTCGGCGAAGTGATCTTAAATGCCTACGATCGTTTTCTTGCCTTAGAAAAAGAACTACTAGAGCTTAAACCTCGAGCTGAGCGCAATAAATTTGCTCAAGCAAAACTGCTTGCGGTGCAAAGAAAACTTCGCAAGCGAGAGCTAGCTGCAGGCAGAAACTTAGATGAATTTAAAAAAGATGTTCGCATGCTCCATCGTTGGCTTGATAAGAGTCAGGAAGCAAAACGCGAAATGGTGGAATCTAACTTGCGCTTAGTGATTTCCATTGCAAAAAAATACACCAACCGTGGGCTTTCTTTCCTAGACCTTATCCAAGAGGGTAATATGGGATTAATGAAGGCAGTTGAAAAATTTGAATACCGCCGTGGTTACAAGTTTTCAACCTATGCAACTTGGTGGATTCGTCAGGCTGTAACTCGAGCAATCGCTGACCAAGCGCGTACAATCCGTATCCCTGTGCACATGATTGAAACCATCAATAAAGTATTACGCGGTGCTAAAAAGCTCATGATGGAAACTGGCCGTGAACCTACCCCAGAAGAGCTGGCTAATGAGCTAGGCTTAACTTCTGAAAAGGTTCGAGAAATCTACAAGATCGCGCAACATCCTATTTCCCTTCAAGCGGAAGTAGGCGATGGCGGAGAAAGCCAATTTGGAGACTTCCTTGAAGACACAGGTGCCGATTCTCCCGCAGAAGCTACGGGTTATTCCATCTTAAAAGATAAGATGAACGAGGTGTTAACAACCTTAACAGATCGCGAAAGAAAAGTATTAATTCAACGCTTTGGTTTGCTTGATGGCAAGCCAAAAACTTTAGAAGAAGTTGGCGTGGAATTTAATGTGACTCGAGAACGCATTCGCCAAATCGAAGCCAAAGCTTTGCGCAAAATGCGTCACCCGACACGTTCTAAACAACTCAAAGCCTTCCTAGACTTGCTAGAAGCAGAATAA
- a CDS encoding hypothetical protein (Product derived from UniProtKB/Swiss-Prot:P44680;Gene name derived from UniProtKB/Trembl:Q6MEU9;EC number derived from UniProtKB/Swiss-Prot:P44680;Probable ATP-dependent helicase HI_0387) encodes MDINPELDTKKLLQLLDDSGPISRYLPDYETREEQRQMMRNVIDAFNHNQIALIEAGTGTGKSMAYLIPAMIAASVHKEKIVISTNTISLQEQLLQKDIPLVANALGLSLKVVIAKGMNNYLCLRKLDEVQFEMLLLPEKERTEIEKIEQYRDGGSRSSLPFNPSPHVWELVGAEHDMCTHIECPHYQKCPYFGARRQASDASLIIVNHHLLFADLTMRAETQNYTSQAVLPAYNRLILDEAHNIEDIATEYFANHLSRFEILRLLGKLNVEKAGNRSGKLHILKEKLHTFFIKNPAKEGTQLFHFLSTELPALRRELQKILNDTFLEFHQFMMICQNESDSSEEGKLRLLKHHIEMADWQEKILPLATELSAKLKLFINAVSTIEEKIRWFKDDKLVEQTKVLCFEIKALTLRLEEMETILMDFVQGTRETGKVKWIESEFFRSGINTSLMNAHLDISQLLVSRLFDKFDTIILSSATLTSNQHFSFLRSRLGLQGSFLEKRSITEHIYPSPFDFSKQVLLLVPQDLPLPSSPNFLNQASVFILKAVEASKGRAFVLFTSYHMLQSCAALLSDQLKEQRYHLLKQGDENRNALIDKFKKTDRSVLFGTDSFWEGVDVAGEALQCVIIVKLPFKVPSDPLLQARAEDLTAKGVNPFFNYFLPQAIVKFKQGFGRLVRHKKDRGCIICLDNRLIHKNYGKNFLDSLPECRQIFAPSVLVEKFMFDFYKPQKNQKN; translated from the coding sequence ATGGATATTAATCCGGAACTTGATACCAAAAAACTGCTTCAGTTGCTCGATGACAGTGGCCCTATTAGCCGTTATCTTCCTGATTATGAGACCCGCGAAGAGCAGCGGCAAATGATGCGAAATGTCATTGATGCCTTTAACCACAACCAAATTGCGTTAATTGAAGCGGGGACGGGAACAGGCAAGAGCATGGCCTATCTTATCCCTGCAATGATTGCAGCTTCAGTACATAAAGAAAAAATTGTCATTTCTACAAACACGATTTCGCTTCAAGAGCAACTTCTTCAAAAAGACATTCCTCTTGTGGCTAATGCATTAGGGCTTTCCCTAAAGGTAGTGATTGCAAAAGGCATGAATAACTATCTTTGTTTAAGAAAGCTTGATGAAGTGCAGTTTGAAATGCTTCTTTTGCCAGAAAAGGAACGAACTGAGATAGAAAAAATTGAACAATACCGAGATGGCGGTTCGCGTTCTAGTCTCCCCTTTAACCCTTCTCCCCATGTTTGGGAGCTTGTTGGTGCAGAACACGATATGTGCACTCATATTGAATGTCCTCACTACCAAAAATGCCCCTACTTTGGAGCTAGAAGGCAAGCCAGCGATGCCTCTTTGATTATTGTCAACCATCACCTTCTTTTTGCGGATCTAACGATGCGCGCAGAAACACAAAACTACACATCCCAAGCTGTATTGCCCGCTTATAATCGACTCATCCTCGATGAAGCGCATAATATAGAAGATATTGCAACAGAATATTTCGCTAATCACCTAAGCCGTTTTGAAATACTGCGCTTGCTAGGAAAACTCAATGTAGAAAAAGCTGGGAACCGTTCTGGAAAACTTCACATTCTGAAAGAAAAGTTGCATACGTTTTTTATTAAAAATCCAGCGAAAGAAGGAACTCAACTTTTTCATTTTTTATCGACAGAACTTCCCGCGCTTAGACGAGAGTTACAAAAAATTTTAAATGATACTTTTCTTGAATTTCATCAGTTTATGATGATTTGTCAAAACGAATCAGACAGCTCTGAAGAAGGAAAGCTGCGACTGCTAAAACATCATATAGAAATGGCTGATTGGCAAGAAAAAATCCTTCCTTTAGCAACAGAACTATCTGCAAAGCTAAAACTCTTTATTAACGCGGTTTCTACTATTGAAGAAAAAATTCGCTGGTTTAAAGATGACAAACTAGTTGAGCAAACAAAAGTTTTATGCTTCGAAATCAAGGCTTTAACTCTACGCTTAGAAGAAATGGAAACCATTTTAATGGATTTCGTACAGGGGACTAGGGAGACGGGAAAAGTCAAATGGATAGAGTCTGAGTTTTTTAGAAGTGGCATCAACACTTCATTAATGAATGCCCATTTGGATATTTCACAACTCCTCGTTTCCCGTCTATTTGATAAATTTGATACCATTATTCTCTCAAGCGCCACCTTAACGAGCAATCAGCATTTCTCATTTTTGCGTTCGCGATTAGGTCTACAAGGCTCTTTTTTGGAGAAACGGTCAATTACTGAACATATCTATCCCTCCCCCTTTGATTTTTCTAAACAGGTTTTGCTTCTTGTTCCCCAAGACTTGCCCCTCCCATCAAGTCCAAATTTCTTAAACCAAGCTTCAGTATTCATTTTAAAAGCCGTAGAAGCTAGTAAAGGAAGGGCTTTTGTGCTTTTCACCTCCTATCACATGCTACAAAGTTGTGCAGCATTGTTGAGCGATCAGCTGAAAGAACAACGCTACCACCTATTAAAACAGGGAGACGAGAATCGCAATGCGCTTATTGATAAATTCAAAAAAACAGACCGCTCTGTATTATTTGGGACAGACTCTTTTTGGGAAGGGGTTGATGTCGCGGGTGAGGCTCTTCAATGTGTGATTATCGTAAAATTACCTTTTAAGGTTCCAAGTGATCCCCTACTGCAGGCAAGAGCAGAAGATCTTACAGCGAAAGGAGTCAATCCTTTTTTTAATTATTTCCTCCCACAAGCCATTGTAAAATTTAAACAAGGCTTCGGCCGGCTAGTGCGTCATAAAAAAGACCGAGGATGTATTATTTGCCTCGACAATCGTCTAATCCACAAAAATTATGGAAAGAATTTCTTGGATAGTTTGCCAGAATGTCGGCAAATCTTCGCCCCGAGCGTACTTGTAGAAAAATTCATGTTTGATTTTTATAAGCCTCAAAAAAATCAAAAGAATTAA